The Medicago truncatula cultivar Jemalong A17 chromosome 4, MtrunA17r5.0-ANR, whole genome shotgun sequence genome includes a region encoding these proteins:
- the LOC11441923 gene encoding probable methyltransferase PMT5 isoform X2: protein MRSSLLNKLWMIFGPKPKLNWLILSVISILAFITLFGSSSSNAIDTSPRRQASLIYTNYRRIKERVAVDYLELKSVSSGGLKQKELGLCGKERENFVPCHNVTANLLSGFEQGEELDRHCQVSREEDRCLVRPPKEYKIPLRWPRGRDIIWSGNVKITKDQFLSSGSMTKRLMLLEENQIAFHSQDGLIFDGVKDYSRQIAEMIGLGSDTELPQAGVRTMLDINCGFGSFGAHLLSLKIMAVCVAAYEATGSQVQLSLERGLPAMIGNFIARQLPYPSLSYDMVHCAQCGISWDEKDGMFLIEVDRVLKPGGYFVLTSPTSKLQGSSREKKSITLNPMEEHTQQLCWTLLAQQDETFIWQKTADLDCYASRKQRAIQLCKDGDDTQSYYQPLVPCISGTSSKRWIAIQNRSFDSELSSAELEIHGVQPEEFYEDMHFWRSAVDNYWSLLTPLIFSDHPKRPGDEDPLPPYNMIRNVMDMSSNYGGLNAALLEEKKSVWVMNVVPARASNALPLILDRGFTGVMHDWCEPFPTYPRTYDLLHANGLLSQFISERCSMIDLFLEMDRILRPEGWIILSDTVGTIEMARTLATQVRWEARIIDLQNGSDQRLLVCQKLFLKK from the exons ATGAGAAGCTCTTTGTTGAACAAATTGTGGATGATTTTTGGCCCTAAACCAAAATTGAACTGGTTGATATTAAGCGTCATTAGTATTTTGGCTTTCATTACATTGTTTGGTTCGTCATCTTCCAATGCGATTGATACTTCGCCGAGGAGACAGGCTTCGCTTATCTATACAAATTATAGAAGGATTAAAGAGCGTGTGGCGGTTGATTATTTGGAGCTGAAATCTGTTTCCAGCGGTGGTTTGAAGCAGAAGGAGTTAGGGCTTTGTGGAAAAGAAAGGGAGAATTTTGTGCCTTGTCATAATGTAACTGCCAATTTGTTGTCTGGATTTGAACAAGGGGAGGAGTTGGATCGTCACTGCCAAGTGTCGAGGGAAGAAGATCGGTGTTTGGTTCGTCCTCCTAAGGAATATAAAATTCCGTTGCGTTGGCCTAGGGGTAGGGATATTATATGGAGTGGGAATGTGAAGATAACCAAAGATCAATTTCTTTCGTCCGGAAGTATGACCAAAAG GTTGATGCTACTAGAAGAGAATCAAATTGCCTTTCACTCACAGGATGGTTTGATCTTCGATGGTGTGAAAGATTACTCTCGCCAAATTGCGGAGATGATAGGGCTAGGAAGTGATACCGAGCTTCCTCAAGCTGGT GTTCGAACTATGCTGGACATTAATTGTGGGTTTGGTAGCTTTGGAGCTCATTTGTTGTCCCTTAAAATAATGGCGGTTTGCGTAGCGGCGTATGAGGCAACTGGCAGCCAAGTTCAATTGTCTCTTGAGAGAGGCCTTCCTGCTATGATTGGCAACTTCATTGCAAGACAGCTTCCATATCCATCATTATCATATGACATGGTTCACTGCGCTCAATGTGGCATCAGTTGGGATGAAAagg ATGGAATGTTCCTCATAGAAGTTGACCGTGTTCTTAAACCTGGAGgatattttgttttaacatCACCTACAAGCAAGTTACAGGGTTCATCGCGGGAGAAAAAGAGTATCACGTTGAACCCAATGGAAGAGCATACCCAGCAACTATGCTGGACACTCCTAGCCCAGCAAGATGAGACTTTCATCTGGCAGAAGACTGCTGACCTGGACTGTTATGCATCTCG cAAGCAGCGTGCTATTCAACTATGTAAAGATGGGGATGATACTCAATCATATTATCAACCACTTGTACCATGTATAAGTGGGACGTCTAGCAAGCGCTGGATTGCAATACAAAACAGGTCCTTTGATTCTGAATTGAGTTCAGCTGAGCTTGAAATTCATG GAGTTCAGCCTGAAGAGTTTTATGAAGACATGCATTTCTGGAGATCAGCTGTAGATAATTATTGGTCACTGCTTACACCACTAATTTTCTCTGACCATCCAAAGAGACCTGGAGATGAAGATCCACTGCCTCCATATAACATGATCCGGAATGTTATGGACATGAGTTCTAATTATGGGGGTTTGAATGCTGCACTGCTGGAGGAGAAAAAATCAGTGTGGGTCATGAATGTTGTTCCTGCCAGGGCTTCTAATGCACTTCCTCTCATACTCGATAGAGGTTTTACTGGTGTTATGCATGACTG GTGTGAACCTTTCCCCACCTACCCACGGACATATGATCTGCTTCATGCAAATGGACTTCTGTCACAATTCATTTCAGAACGCTGCAGCATGATAGACTTATTCTTGGAGATGGACAGGATACTACGACCAGAG GGATGGATCATTCTTTCCGATACCGTGGGAACGATTGAGATGGCTCGCACGCTTGCAACTCAAGTACGTTGGGAAGCCAGGATAATTGATCTTCAGAATGGCAGTGACCAGCGGTTACTTGTTTGCCAGaaactatttttgaaaaaatga
- the LOC11441923 gene encoding probable methyltransferase PMT5 isoform X1 has translation MRSSLLNKLWMIFGPKPKLNWLILSVISILAFITLFGSSSSNAIDTSPRRQASLIYTNYRRIKERVAVDYLELKSVSSGGLKQKELGLCGKERENFVPCHNVTANLLSGFEQGEELDRHCQVSREEDRCLVRPPKEYKIPLRWPRGRDIIWSGNVKITKDQFLSSGSMTKRLMLLEENQIAFHSQDGLIFDGVKDYSRQIAEMIGLGSDTELPQAGVNFQLVRTMLDINCGFGSFGAHLLSLKIMAVCVAAYEATGSQVQLSLERGLPAMIGNFIARQLPYPSLSYDMVHCAQCGISWDEKDGMFLIEVDRVLKPGGYFVLTSPTSKLQGSSREKKSITLNPMEEHTQQLCWTLLAQQDETFIWQKTADLDCYASRKQRAIQLCKDGDDTQSYYQPLVPCISGTSSKRWIAIQNRSFDSELSSAELEIHGVQPEEFYEDMHFWRSAVDNYWSLLTPLIFSDHPKRPGDEDPLPPYNMIRNVMDMSSNYGGLNAALLEEKKSVWVMNVVPARASNALPLILDRGFTGVMHDWCEPFPTYPRTYDLLHANGLLSQFISERCSMIDLFLEMDRILRPEGWIILSDTVGTIEMARTLATQVRWEARIIDLQNGSDQRLLVCQKLFLKK, from the exons ATGAGAAGCTCTTTGTTGAACAAATTGTGGATGATTTTTGGCCCTAAACCAAAATTGAACTGGTTGATATTAAGCGTCATTAGTATTTTGGCTTTCATTACATTGTTTGGTTCGTCATCTTCCAATGCGATTGATACTTCGCCGAGGAGACAGGCTTCGCTTATCTATACAAATTATAGAAGGATTAAAGAGCGTGTGGCGGTTGATTATTTGGAGCTGAAATCTGTTTCCAGCGGTGGTTTGAAGCAGAAGGAGTTAGGGCTTTGTGGAAAAGAAAGGGAGAATTTTGTGCCTTGTCATAATGTAACTGCCAATTTGTTGTCTGGATTTGAACAAGGGGAGGAGTTGGATCGTCACTGCCAAGTGTCGAGGGAAGAAGATCGGTGTTTGGTTCGTCCTCCTAAGGAATATAAAATTCCGTTGCGTTGGCCTAGGGGTAGGGATATTATATGGAGTGGGAATGTGAAGATAACCAAAGATCAATTTCTTTCGTCCGGAAGTATGACCAAAAG GTTGATGCTACTAGAAGAGAATCAAATTGCCTTTCACTCACAGGATGGTTTGATCTTCGATGGTGTGAAAGATTACTCTCGCCAAATTGCGGAGATGATAGGGCTAGGAAGTGATACCGAGCTTCCTCAAGCTGGTGTAAATTTTCAACTC GTTCGAACTATGCTGGACATTAATTGTGGGTTTGGTAGCTTTGGAGCTCATTTGTTGTCCCTTAAAATAATGGCGGTTTGCGTAGCGGCGTATGAGGCAACTGGCAGCCAAGTTCAATTGTCTCTTGAGAGAGGCCTTCCTGCTATGATTGGCAACTTCATTGCAAGACAGCTTCCATATCCATCATTATCATATGACATGGTTCACTGCGCTCAATGTGGCATCAGTTGGGATGAAAagg ATGGAATGTTCCTCATAGAAGTTGACCGTGTTCTTAAACCTGGAGgatattttgttttaacatCACCTACAAGCAAGTTACAGGGTTCATCGCGGGAGAAAAAGAGTATCACGTTGAACCCAATGGAAGAGCATACCCAGCAACTATGCTGGACACTCCTAGCCCAGCAAGATGAGACTTTCATCTGGCAGAAGACTGCTGACCTGGACTGTTATGCATCTCG cAAGCAGCGTGCTATTCAACTATGTAAAGATGGGGATGATACTCAATCATATTATCAACCACTTGTACCATGTATAAGTGGGACGTCTAGCAAGCGCTGGATTGCAATACAAAACAGGTCCTTTGATTCTGAATTGAGTTCAGCTGAGCTTGAAATTCATG GAGTTCAGCCTGAAGAGTTTTATGAAGACATGCATTTCTGGAGATCAGCTGTAGATAATTATTGGTCACTGCTTACACCACTAATTTTCTCTGACCATCCAAAGAGACCTGGAGATGAAGATCCACTGCCTCCATATAACATGATCCGGAATGTTATGGACATGAGTTCTAATTATGGGGGTTTGAATGCTGCACTGCTGGAGGAGAAAAAATCAGTGTGGGTCATGAATGTTGTTCCTGCCAGGGCTTCTAATGCACTTCCTCTCATACTCGATAGAGGTTTTACTGGTGTTATGCATGACTG GTGTGAACCTTTCCCCACCTACCCACGGACATATGATCTGCTTCATGCAAATGGACTTCTGTCACAATTCATTTCAGAACGCTGCAGCATGATAGACTTATTCTTGGAGATGGACAGGATACTACGACCAGAG GGATGGATCATTCTTTCCGATACCGTGGGAACGATTGAGATGGCTCGCACGCTTGCAACTCAAGTACGTTGGGAAGCCAGGATAATTGATCTTCAGAATGGCAGTGACCAGCGGTTACTTGTTTGCCAGaaactatttttgaaaaaatga